A single region of the Triticum dicoccoides isolate Atlit2015 ecotype Zavitan chromosome 2B, WEW_v2.0, whole genome shotgun sequence genome encodes:
- the LOC119364974 gene encoding uncharacterized protein LOC119364974 has translation MELDLPPPRQAPPLTDLATAIRLAAEAAAALSAPSSSSAAAAAAATLRDAHAAIGSFLSRLDAPAAVPSDNDQPMADGGEAAEPMIGEVEDGLRECALQGNKRRKRPVPPSWPLGPRSSGACVGPEATAEPVLDVQRRRGAAMDLLLQFHA, from the coding sequence ATGGAGCTCGATCTCCCGCCGCCGCGACAGGCACCGCCGCTGACCGACCTGGCCACCGCCATCCGCCTGGCCGCCGAGGCCGCGGCCGCGCTCTCCGCGCCATCATCCTCCTCGGCCGCAGCCGCCGCGGCTGCCACCCTCCGCGACGCTCACGCCGCCATCGGCAGCTTCCTCTCCCGCCTCGACGCGCCCGCCGCTGTCCCGTCAGACAACGATCAGCCCATGGCGgatggcggcgaggcggcggagccgATGATCGGGGAGGTGGAGGACGGGCTCCGGGAGTGCGCCCTGCAGGGGAACAAGCGCCGGAAGCGGCCCGTCCCGCCTTCGTGGCCCCTCGGGCCGCGTTCGAGTGGCGCTTGCGTGGGACCGGAGGCCACCGCCGAGCCGGTGCTGGACGTGCAACGGCGGCGGGGCGCCGCCATGGATCTCTTGCTGCAGTTCCATGCGTAG